GTGGGGGCTATTTACCCGACGACTACTAAAGTTGTCACAATCCTCACAAGTGTTGATACTCTCAAAGCCATTGTGAATGCTGTGCCAATAAAAGTGAATGCCATTGGCGGGCTCAACAAGGATAATATCGATGTGCTCAAGGGTTCTGGCATTTCAGGAATTTGTGCCGTTTCTGCCATTATGAAATCGGCGGATCCTGAAAAAGCGACACGGGAATTGAAACAGGCTTTTTTTAAACTAGTCAATAGTCATTAGTCTTTAGTTATTAGTTTTTAATTTGGCAGCTATGCTGCGATTATAAAAACCAATGACCAATAACCATTAACCAATAACTAATTGATTATTACTATCTTTTTTGCAATGAAAAAGAATTTAAAGAATACTTTGTCGTTTGTTGTTGATGTAGGCAACTCTCACACGGTCCTTGGAATATATAAGGGCGACAAAGTTGTAGATCACTGGAGACTTACGACTCGCAAGCAAACGACCTCGGACGAGGTGATGAATCGCGTGGGCGGTCTCATTCATCTTTCAAAAATCAAGTTAGAAGCGGTGACGCATGTGGGGCTTTCGACTGTGGTGCCGTCTTTGGAGCGCCCGTGGGTCAAGGCTCTGCAGACGCTTCTCAAGCGCCCGGTACAGGTGGTTAGTTCGACGAACTGTTTGAACTGCCCGATTGCATACCCGAACCCAAGTACGCTGGGTGCCGACCGTCTCTGCAATATCATCGCTCTTAAAGAACGAGGATACACCGATGCCATCGTCATTGACATGGGTACGGCAACAACGTTTGATGTGATGAAGGATGGGGGCTTTGCTGGTGGTATTATCATCCCGGGCATCAGCGCTAGTCTCGATGTGCTCACTGAAAAAGCGGCTCGCCTTTTGCCGGTAAGTATTGAATGGCCCAAGCGCCTCATCGCAAACAATACTGACGACGCTATCCGCGCGGGTCTCCTGTTCGGTTTCATGGCTGAACTCGAAACGCTAGTCGCCAAGATTAAGCAAGAAATGGGCAAGAAGGATGTCCCTGTTTTTGCAACGGGTGGCTGGGGTCGCACAGTCGTTGGGCATACCAAAATAATTGATACTTACGATCCGTATTTGACTCTTGATGGTGTACGACTGGTCGCTCTTCGCGGAGATTCAGCAGCCGAAGTCATTGATAAAGACGCGGAAGAATAATTTTTAAGTGGAGGGGAGAATGAAATCAATTCTTGCAGCTCTTGTTCTGGTTGTCGCCTCTTTTGCTGAAACCGGATTTTCTACAGTTGTTGGTGCCGAACGCACTCGCAACTTGCGCGGGCTTGATTACGCGCCGATGCTTTTTGAATACCATCGTCAGACGGTTGGCGAAGGAAATCATTTTTTCACGTATCCGCGTCGCGATACGACGTTCCAAAAAGATTTTTATAAGAATCATAAAAATGCGATGGCTTTCTTTGAAAGCGATAGCAATTCTTCGCACAGGTTCGCCATTGCTGTAAGCCCGATTCTCGGAATCGACTACAAGTCCTCTTCTGCGCTTGGAGATACAATTTGGCCGGCGGTAGATGGTGGGCTTTTCATTCGCGGTTTTGCGGATTCCTTGGACTTTGACCTCGATGCAAGAATCTATTCCGAAGGGCATGCTGCCAAGAAACCTAAGAGCTATGACCACGAAGTTTTCGATGTGCAGAGCAAGGACCGCGGTGATGGTGGTATTGACTATGTGAGTTTTTCCCGCTACCGCGCTCACTTGGCTTTGAATTATGCATGGGCAAGGCTTCAGCTCGCTCGTGATGTCTTGCACTGGGGTCCTGGATACTACAACAATCTTTCGCTTAACCAGTTTGCGCTTCCGTACAATATGCTTTCGTTAGACCTTACTTTTGGTCCGTTGCGCATCTACAGCGTGTATGCGGATCTTCGTGTAACGTCCTGGAGCTACAGCAAAGACAACTTGAACGACCGTAATCTTTACGCTCATCGTTACGAGCTCGCTCTCAAAAATTTCACGTTGGGCATTTCTGAAATCCAGATTCTCTACAATGAGAATAAGCCTTGGTTGTTTGTCCCGATAGCCCCCTTGTTTATCGAAAAAGGGAACTATTCCGAACGCGTCAATAACGGTGCTCTTGCCATCGACATGAACATCCAGCTGTTCAAGTTGGCGCGTATTTATGGTGAATTTTTCTTGGACGATATGGAATCGCCTTATGCCGTTTACCAGAACCGCTATAGCAACAACCGTTGGGCTGCCATGCTAGGTGTTCAGGTCGCTCGTGATATGGAAGTAAAAGGAAAGTTTTTGCAATTAGGAACAATTGCCGAAATTGCCCGAGTTGAACCTTTTACGTACTGCCATTACGACACCGCCCAGGCTCAAATGGCGCATCTTGGACTCCCGCTCGGAAACCCCAATGGACCGAACTCTTTGGCTTTGGATTGGACGCTTTATAGCCGCCTTTTCTGGAATGCGTCTTCGAGCTTTTTCTTTGGTCTCCACAACAAGTGGCTCTGGAAAGGGGTGGATTATGGTAGCGATATCAGCGACCCTTATAAGACTCAACGCAAGAAATTTGTGGATGGAGCACCCCTCCAATATACCATTGCGCCCTCTGTGAACTATAGTGGACAACATATTTCTTATGAGCTGGAGCTAGTTTTTGGAGATATTCGCGCTGTTTTTCTACGTGCTACCTTGCACTGGTAGCCTTTTATAACTATTTTGTAACATAAGAAACCGATTAAAGTTAAAGGTTTTTAACAAAAAGGTATTTTGGCCATGTCCAAACTGATGGGATTGTTCTCGAACTTTAGAATTCGCAAGCGCGTTTTAGCGATTGCAGACGCTTTTATTGTTGTTGTTGCAGGATTGTTCGCTAACATTCCTTTGCCGCTGTACGCTAACGCAATCGATCGTGCTGACTTATTGGCGTTGTTCTTTTTAAGTGTCATCTTGTGCTTTAGCAGCTTGCTTTTCTTTGGTGCCTACAATAAGCTTTGGCGTTATCTTAACCGTTATGATTTTTACACTTGCATTAAGGGCGTGTTTGTCGGTCTCTTGGTAACACACATTTTCTTCTATCTGATTAACGGTAACCTGCATTGGCAGTTCGCTTTGACACAAGCGCTTATCGCTAGCTTTGGCGTTTGCCTTTTCCGCTACATGTTCCGTAAAACTTTCATTTCCTTGGTCAATACGGGACATCAAGAAGCCATCAGAAAGCGTACCATGATTATCGGTGCTGGTAATGCTGCTAGACTTTTGCTCAACGAAATCAAGAACAGTGTAAAGGATGCTCAAAACGGCGTCGCCACATCAAACGCTTCAAAGATTAATCCTATTTGCCTTATTGACGATGATCGTCAAAAAATCGGTAAAACGTACGAAGATGTTCTTGTTGCTGGTTCGACAAGCGACATTCCAAAAATCGCAAAGCAAGAGCAGATTGAACAGATCCTTTTTGCTATCCCGAGCTGCCCGCCGAAAGATCGTCAAGCTATTATGGATTTGTGCGGTAAGACCGGACTTCCGGTAAAGGTCATTCCGTTTGTGGGTACGATTTTGGATACCTCCAATGTCGGAGACGGTTCGACCAGCTTTGCAACGCAGATTCGCGATATCAAGGTCGAAGACTTGCTTGGTCGTGACCCGATCAAGTTTGATAACAAGGACATCCGTGCTTACATCGAAAATAAAGTTTGTATGGTGACCGGCGGTGGTGGTAGTATCGGTAGTGAACTTGTTCGTCAAATTGCAAAGTATAATCCCAAACAAATTATCATTGTCGATATTTACGAAAACAACGCTTACGACATCCAGCAAGAACTTGTGATGGAATACGGAAAGTCTTTGAACCTTGTAACGCTCATCGCTAGTGTTCGTGACTATTTCCGCATGAACCAAATTTTCAAGACTTACAATCCAGAAGTGATTTTCCATGCCGCAGCTCATAAGCATGTGCCGCTTATGGAAAACAATCCGATGGAAGCAATTAAGAACAACGTTATTGGAACATTCAACGTGGCTACACTTGCCATGTTCAATAATGTCAAAAAGTTTGTGATGATCAGTACCGATAAGGCGGTGAACCCGACAAATGTCATGGGTGCTTCCAAGCGCTGCTGCGAAATGATTGTTCGTTTTATGTCTATGCAGAAGGACAGTAACACAGAATTCGTGGTAACCCGTTTTGGTAATGTCCTTGGCAGTAACGGTAGTGTGATTCCGCTGTTCAAGCGCCAAATTGAACAGGGTAAGCCTGTAACAGTGACTCACCCGGAAATCATCCGCTACTTCATGACTATACCGGAAGCGGTGAGCCTTGTGCTCGAGGCCGCAAGTATTGCTCATGGCGGCGAAATCTTTGTGCTCGATATGGGTATGCCGGTTAAGATTGTAACGCTTGCCGAAAACTTGATCCGTATGTATGGCAAGGTGCCGTACAAGGATGTGCCTATCAAGTTCACGGGACTCCGTCCGGGTGAAAAGATCAAGGAAGAACTTTTGATGAACGAAGAAGGCTTGAAGAAGACAAAGAACAAGCTCATCTTCATCGGTAAGCAAATTGATATTGACACTTCCAAGTTCATCAATGAACTTTGGAAACTCAAGAGTGCCGCTTCAGAGAACAATGATGAAATTGCCATTAGCGCACTGCATGAAATTGTCCCGACGTTCACGACTCCAGAAAAGTTCAACAGCACGATTCTGAAGAATTCTGAACCCGCAGCACAAAAAGCTTAACAACCAAACAAACAAAAACCAAGAAGGATCAAAATATGAAAAAGGTCATCTCGCTAGCTCTTTTCTCAGCGACTCTAGCCTTTTCCCAGGCTGGGATCATGGGGGGCACCGATGGTTTGCATCAAATAAATGCAAATACTCTCGGACAGTGGAAAGTTAACTTCGGTACAGGAGGCAACATTACGTTTGGCTCTTGGGGACTCTCTCGTGGTGGTGTCTACGAAGCTAACGGCAAAAGATATTCGTTCAACGATGCTGATGCATCGCTTTCTGGCAATTTCTTTGCTAGCGTTGGTATTTTGGACATCGTGGACATCGGTTTGTCTCTCCCGCTTTATTACGACCATGCAAACTCTAAGGGGCCGAGTGGTCAGGGTAACATGTGGACGACTAGCCGCGGTGACTTGGATCTCTTTACCAAGATCGGTCTTCCGTTTATTTCTACAGAAGACGGTTTCTTCAAGACCGCCCTTTTGCTCGACCTTTATGTTCCGACGGGTGAACAGAGTGCCGGTGTGCGCCCTCGTCACGCTTGGTACCTGAATAGCAAGGCTTACACGCATCCGTTCACTGCAAATAACTGGGCTTTTGCTGCAGGTTTTGCATTCTCCTTCGATTTCAACAAGCTTGGCGCTCCGCTTACTTGGAACTTGGCTGCAAGCTATGTTGCTCCGGCTAGCTATGCTGAAACCCAGACGCTTGTGTATAGCACAGGTGTGAACTGGAATGTCACTTCTTGGATGACTCCGTACTTGGAATTCTCTGCAGAAATGCGTTTGCAGGACAAGGGCCGTTATGACATGGATCCGATGGTGGACCCGATGCTCATCACTCCGGGTTTCCGCTTCCACCTCCCGTATAACATCGAATTCGGCGTGGGTCTCGAAGTCGCAACTCGTATCTTCACGCAGGGCTTTGACCACAAGTACGATGTCAAGAGAGGCAAGGACCATATCGTCTATTATGAAGGCGAACGTGGCGTAAAGGCTTCTTACGGTTATGCCGGTACTCCGTTCTTTGCTGGTGCCGCAGTCTTGAGCTTCGCATTTGATGCTAAGAGCGCACCGAAGGATTCCGATGGTGACGGCATTATGGATGATGTTGACCAGTGCGCACACACTCCGATGGGTGCTCAGGTCAATGAATATGGCTGCCAGGTTGAAGATCTTCGCAGAATCGCTTTGGAAAAGGCTTACAATGATTCTCTCGCTCGCATCGATACCGACAAGGACGGCATTCCGGATCTCAATGACAGATGCCCGAATACTGTTGCTGGTATTACTGTGGACTCTCTTGGTTGCATGCTTGACTTCGATAAGGACGGCGTTGCAGACAATCTCGATCAGTGCCCGAACACTCCGGCTGGCGTTCCTGTAAACGCTGCTGGTTGCCCGATGGACTTTGACAAGGATGGCGTTCCTGACTACCTCGACAAGTGCCCGAACACTCAGAAGGGTGTGGAAGTCGGTTCTAACGGTTGCTTGCTCGATACCGACAGAGATGGCATTACCGACTCTAAGGACAAGTGCCCGAATACTCCGGTTGGCTATGCTGTAGACTCTCTTGGTTGCTTGCCGGACTACGATAAGGATGGCGTTGCTGACGTTATTGACAAGTGCCCGAATACTCTCCCGGGTGTTCGCGTGGACGAAAAGGGTTGCCCGATCAACAAGAAGGAAGACCTTGATCAGCTCAAGAAGGGTATCAACTTCAAGACCGGTTCTGCAAAGCTTACCAAGAGCAGCTATGGCACTCTCGATGATATTGCAGATCTCATGCTCAAGATTCCTGAAGCAAACCTCGAAGTTCAGGGTCATACCGACAACAAGGGTTCTGAAAAGAAGAACTTGAAGCTCTCTGAAAATCGTGCCGCTGCTGTGGTTAACTACCTCGTGAAGGTGGGTGTTGCCAAGGATCGTCTCCGTGCTGCTGGTTACGGCAGTGCAAAGCCGATTGCAGACAACAGCAATGCTACTGGCAGAGCTCAGAACCGTCGTGTTGAACTCGTTCCGTTTGCAAAATAAAACGTGACAAACTCTATCTAAAAAATTAACGCCTAATGCACTAACTGATTGTCTGGTTAGTGCGTTAGGCTTTTTTAGATGACAATAATGGTAAAAAAACTTAATTTTAAATAAGGTAAACAAACTGGGGAGTTTTAGATACTCCTATTGAAGTCTTGGGAATACATATGCCTGAAAAAGAAGAACAAAAAGTTATTGCTCCTGCGTCGATCCAGGTTCAGCAAGATGCTAATACGATTACATTGCTAGAAGCGTTACAAATCCTTTTAGAAAAAAAGTTTACCTTACTAATGTTTATTATAGCCGGTGGTCTTATCGGTTATACTATAGCGAACTGGCTGCGTCCGCAGTACACTAGCGATATTTTGTTGCAGATTGATGCAAAGAGTGGTAATGCAACAAAGGCTATGGGTGAAATGGGTGCCATCCTTGATGTGGCAAGCCCTGCTGATGCTGAAATTGAGCTTATCAAGAGCCGCATGGTGTTAAGCTATGTTGTCGAAGCAGAACGCCTTTGCTTTAATGCAACCCCAGTTGGCGCTGTCGATCGCTTTACGCACAAAGAGGGACGCATGGACTTGGATTCCCTCTATATCCCCGAACTTGCTCGTGCCGAAAAGTGGATGGCTAGAGCTGTTGATGAAAATACTTACGAAGTCATTTCTCCTGAAGAACAGGTCATTTTGGAAGGTAAAGTCGGTGAGATGTACAAGGCCGCTTACGCTGGTGACACTCTCAATATTCACGTTTCTAAAATGCTTGCAAAACCGGGTCAGGAATTTATCCTTTCTCAATCGGGCATGTTGAGTGCCATCGCTGCTTTGAAGAATGGGCTTAAGGTTGCAGAAAAAGGCAAGAAGAGCGGTATCATCGAAGCTAGCTACAACCATCGCTATCCGGATAGGGCTGCTTCTATCTTGAATTCTGTGGCAAAGACGTATTTGCGCCAGAATGTTGAAATGCGCAGTGCCGAAGCCGCCAAGACTCTTGAATTCTTGGAAAAGCAACTCCCTGGTGTGAAGGCTAAACTCGACAGTGTCGAAAAGATTTTGGCGGATTACCGTTACAGCATAGGTTCTGTGGATATGACCGGTGAAACGCACGCCCACTTGAATAAGGAAAGTGAAATCCAGAGACAGCTCTTGGAATTGGAACAGCAGCGTCAGGCAGCTATGCGCTTGTTCAAGGAAGAACATCCGAGTGTTCAGACGCTTGTGCGCCAGCAGAATCGCTTGAGGGCAGAACTTGCTAAGCTGAAGAAGACTGCTGAAAAGATGCCTTTGACGCAACAGGAAGTGGCTCGCTTGAAAGAAGATGTGGCTGTCAATAACGAAATTTACACGACCATGTTGAACAACATCCAGCAGTTGCGCGTTGTGCGTGCTGGTGAAGTGGGTAACGTCCGCATTGTTGACTTTGCCCAGATTAACGGTGTTCCGAGCAAGCCGAAAAAGATGAACATCATCATCTGCTCTGTGGCTGCATCGCTTATGCTTGGCGTTCTCTTGGTATTCCTCCTGCGCATGATGCGTAATGGTGTTCGTAGCGTTACCGAAATTGAACGTGAAACGAATACAAGCGTGCTCGCTAGGGTTCCTGAAAGTCCTGATTCTAAATTGAACCACAAGTTTATAAAGACCAGAAAAACACACGTTCAATCTGATCCTTCCGATCCTGTTAGCGAAGCAATCCGCTCTATCCTTACGGCTATTGATTTCTCGTTCAGTTCGAATAAGGAACATCAGGTGATTATGGTGACGGGTATTATGCCGGGTGTCGGTAAGAGCTTTGTCTCGACGAACCTTGCTGCTACTTTTGCTATGGTTGGGAAGAAAACCTTGTATATTGACGCTGACATGAGAAAAGCTTCTTGCCGCTTTACGAAGATTGGTCTTGCTGATGTCCTCATGGGAAAGGTTGCTTTTGAAAACGCTAAAATCACAAGTCCAAACCTCCCGAATCTTGATATTTTGGAATCTGGCAAGTTCAAAATGGCTGCATTTGAGCTTTTACGTGGCGACATGCTTAAGAAGTTGCTTGAAGAACTTCGTCCGAATTACGATGCCATTATTATTGATACCCCGCCGACCAACATGGTGACGGATGCTTACATGATTTGCCCGTTGATCGATTTTGCACTCGTTGTGTTGCATTACGGTCGCCATTCCATGGAAATGATCAAGGAATCTATGCAGACCTTGGAACGCTATTGCGATAAGCCGAAGGCTTTTGTGATGAACCATTGCGAACACAGACATGGTTACGGCTATGGCTATTATGGCAAATACGGTTACTATGGCTATGGTTACGGTTATGGTCACAAGTCCAAAAAAGACTAAATAGCGACTGCGAAATCCACAGAAAAGAATATCGAGAGCCCGCCTCCTTGCGAAGCGGGTTCTTTTTTATCGATGACGCCGGGAAATGACAAATAGTCAATAAATTTTTGTGTTGGGGTGTCCGCTTTTCCGTAAAAAAATGGATTTTTATAGAGTAATGAACTGCGCATTTTGAAATGTGCCGAGACATGGGGTTGAGAAATTGAAGAGTAAATTGATTTTTGTTACGGCTGCGGCTCTCGCTTGCAGCGCTGCTTACGCCCAGACGAAGGTCGTCGTGGACCCGGGCAAAAAATACCAGCTTTTTGAAGGCTGGGGTACAAGTCTTTGCTGGTGGGCAGAACTCGCCGGCGGCTGGGACAAGGCGAACTACACGAAGCTTTTGGGCGCTGTGGCTGACCCGGACACGGGTCTTGGCTATAATATTTTCCGCTATAACATTGGTGGTGGCGACCAACCCGGTCATAACCATTTGACCAAGGGCGATGGGGGAGCCGCGGTTCCCGGCTACAAGCCGACCGAAAAAGGCGATTACGACTGGACAGCGGACCCGAACCAGCGCAACATTGCATTCGCTCTTGCAAAAATGGCGAAAGATCCGATTTTCGAAGCTTTTTCGAATTCCCCACCATGGTGGATGACAAACAGCGGTTGCGTTTCGGGAGGAGTCAATGGCGCCGACAATCTCAAGTCCGATTATTTTGACGATTTCGCTGATTACCTCTCCGAAGTCGCTAAGCACTTCAAGGAAGAATGGGGTATCACATTCCGCACGATTGAGCCGTTCAACGAGCCAAGTGCAGGTTGGTGGAAAGCTAACGGTGACCAGGAAGGCTGCGGCTTCAAGAATAAGCAATCTGAAATGATTGTGGAACTCGGCAAGGCGCTCAAAGCGAAGGGGCTATTCCCTGCAACTTCTGTGAGTGCAGCCGATGAATCAAACATTGGCGATGCTTTGGCTCGTTTCAATAGCTATAGTGCCGAAGCACGTTCTTACATGTTTCAAGTGAATACGCATAGCTATTCTGGCTACGATTCCCGAGCAAAGCTTTACAATGCAGC
This is a stretch of genomic DNA from Fibrobacter sp. UWB13. It encodes these proteins:
- a CDS encoding nucleoside-diphosphate sugar epimerase/dehydratase, with protein sequence MSKLMGLFSNFRIRKRVLAIADAFIVVVAGLFANIPLPLYANAIDRADLLALFFLSVILCFSSLLFFGAYNKLWRYLNRYDFYTCIKGVFVGLLVTHIFFYLINGNLHWQFALTQALIASFGVCLFRYMFRKTFISLVNTGHQEAIRKRTMIIGAGNAARLLLNEIKNSVKDAQNGVATSNASKINPICLIDDDRQKIGKTYEDVLVAGSTSDIPKIAKQEQIEQILFAIPSCPPKDRQAIMDLCGKTGLPVKVIPFVGTILDTSNVGDGSTSFATQIRDIKVEDLLGRDPIKFDNKDIRAYIENKVCMVTGGGGSIGSELVRQIAKYNPKQIIIVDIYENNAYDIQQELVMEYGKSLNLVTLIASVRDYFRMNQIFKTYNPEVIFHAAAHKHVPLMENNPMEAIKNNVIGTFNVATLAMFNNVKKFVMISTDKAVNPTNVMGASKRCCEMIVRFMSMQKDSNTEFVVTRFGNVLGSNGSVIPLFKRQIEQGKPVTVTHPEIIRYFMTIPEAVSLVLEAASIAHGGEIFVLDMGMPVKIVTLAENLIRMYGKVPYKDVPIKFTGLRPGEKIKEELLMNEEGLKKTKNKLIFIGKQIDIDTSKFINELWKLKSAASENNDEIAISALHEIVPTFTTPEKFNSTILKNSEPAAQKA
- a CDS encoding OmpA family protein, with translation MKKVISLALFSATLAFSQAGIMGGTDGLHQINANTLGQWKVNFGTGGNITFGSWGLSRGGVYEANGKRYSFNDADASLSGNFFASVGILDIVDIGLSLPLYYDHANSKGPSGQGNMWTTSRGDLDLFTKIGLPFISTEDGFFKTALLLDLYVPTGEQSAGVRPRHAWYLNSKAYTHPFTANNWAFAAGFAFSFDFNKLGAPLTWNLAASYVAPASYAETQTLVYSTGVNWNVTSWMTPYLEFSAEMRLQDKGRYDMDPMVDPMLITPGFRFHLPYNIEFGVGLEVATRIFTQGFDHKYDVKRGKDHIVYYEGERGVKASYGYAGTPFFAGAAVLSFAFDAKSAPKDSDGDGIMDDVDQCAHTPMGAQVNEYGCQVEDLRRIALEKAYNDSLARIDTDKDGIPDLNDRCPNTVAGITVDSLGCMLDFDKDGVADNLDQCPNTPAGVPVNAAGCPMDFDKDGVPDYLDKCPNTQKGVEVGSNGCLLDTDRDGITDSKDKCPNTPVGYAVDSLGCLPDYDKDGVADVIDKCPNTLPGVRVDEKGCPINKKEDLDQLKKGINFKTGSAKLTKSSYGTLDDIADLMLKIPEANLEVQGHTDNKGSEKKNLKLSENRAAAVVNYLVKVGVAKDRLRAAGYGSAKPIADNSNATGRAQNRRVELVPFAK
- a CDS encoding polysaccharide biosynthesis tyrosine autokinase; the encoded protein is MPEKEEQKVIAPASIQVQQDANTITLLEALQILLEKKFTLLMFIIAGGLIGYTIANWLRPQYTSDILLQIDAKSGNATKAMGEMGAILDVASPADAEIELIKSRMVLSYVVEAERLCFNATPVGAVDRFTHKEGRMDLDSLYIPELARAEKWMARAVDENTYEVISPEEQVILEGKVGEMYKAAYAGDTLNIHVSKMLAKPGQEFILSQSGMLSAIAALKNGLKVAEKGKKSGIIEASYNHRYPDRAASILNSVAKTYLRQNVEMRSAEAAKTLEFLEKQLPGVKAKLDSVEKILADYRYSIGSVDMTGETHAHLNKESEIQRQLLELEQQRQAAMRLFKEEHPSVQTLVRQQNRLRAELAKLKKTAEKMPLTQQEVARLKEDVAVNNEIYTTMLNNIQQLRVVRAGEVGNVRIVDFAQINGVPSKPKKMNIIICSVAASLMLGVLLVFLLRMMRNGVRSVTEIERETNTSVLARVPESPDSKLNHKFIKTRKTHVQSDPSDPVSEAIRSILTAIDFSFSSNKEHQVIMVTGIMPGVGKSFVSTNLAATFAMVGKKTLYIDADMRKASCRFTKIGLADVLMGKVAFENAKITSPNLPNLDILESGKFKMAAFELLRGDMLKKLLEELRPNYDAIIIDTPPTNMVTDAYMICPLIDFALVVLHYGRHSMEMIKESMQTLERYCDKPKAFVMNHCEHRHGYGYGYYGKYGYYGYGYGYGHKSKKD
- a CDS encoding type III pantothenate kinase — translated: MKKNLKNTLSFVVDVGNSHTVLGIYKGDKVVDHWRLTTRKQTTSDEVMNRVGGLIHLSKIKLEAVTHVGLSTVVPSLERPWVKALQTLLKRPVQVVSSTNCLNCPIAYPNPSTLGADRLCNIIALKERGYTDAIVIDMGTATTFDVMKDGGFAGGIIIPGISASLDVLTEKAARLLPVSIEWPKRLIANNTDDAIRAGLLFGFMAELETLVAKIKQEMGKKDVPVFATGGWGRTVVGHTKIIDTYDPYLTLDGVRLVALRGDSAAEVIDKDAEE